A single Haloglycomyces albus DSM 45210 DNA region contains:
- a CDS encoding FAD-dependent oxidoreductase, with protein sequence MSSHESHDYDVVIIGSGFGGSVAALRLTEKGYRVAVLEAGDRFDDPSETDPARRHAKLPRTSWRLRRYLWAPQFGFRGIQRLHLLRGRKGSRVMVLAGAGVGGGSLVYANTLYRPFPSFYQDRQWGHITDWKHELAPYYDQAERMLGVVENPIVTPADHAMRRVADRMDAADTFKMTKVGITFGTKGSSGSMDDPYFGGAGPARSGCVACGACMTGCRYGAKNMLTENYLYLAEKAGAVIHPLTTVTDLHQENGTWHVTAKATGPFRRSQQKFRADQVVMAAGTWGTQNLLHRLRNRGRLPHLSTKLGVLTRTNSEALLGAERIRTKGDDHSKGIAITSSFYPDEHTHVEPVRYGKGSNAMALIRTLMVDGPSNSKRFQLPRWVRLLGVVARRPWLLGLIPKLRRWSERSVIALVMQHRDNSVTVTSKGRGLRAQPGHGEPNPVWLPIGHRATRMLAEEIGAIPGGTWLDLANIPTTAHFLGGCPIGDAPDNSVVDAYHRAWGYPNLHIVDGSAVTANLGVNPSLTITAQAERAMSMWPNKDDHDPRPEQGQPYRPVSAVAPRSPMVPENASGSLRIQHSTE encoded by the coding sequence ATGTCCTCCCACGAATCACACGATTATGATGTCGTTATCATCGGGTCCGGCTTTGGAGGTTCGGTCGCGGCACTGCGATTGACGGAGAAGGGCTACCGAGTCGCCGTTTTGGAGGCGGGAGATCGGTTCGACGATCCCTCGGAAACCGACCCCGCCCGCCGTCATGCGAAGCTTCCACGTACTTCGTGGAGACTGAGGCGCTACTTGTGGGCACCGCAGTTTGGTTTCCGAGGCATTCAGCGCCTGCACCTGCTCCGTGGCCGTAAAGGAAGTCGGGTGATGGTCCTGGCCGGAGCGGGAGTCGGGGGAGGGTCGTTGGTATACGCCAACACCCTATATCGGCCGTTCCCCAGCTTCTACCAGGACCGACAGTGGGGACACATCACCGATTGGAAGCATGAACTAGCACCCTATTACGATCAGGCCGAACGGATGCTGGGTGTCGTAGAGAATCCGATCGTCACCCCGGCCGACCATGCCATGCGCCGGGTCGCGGATCGTATGGACGCGGCGGACACGTTTAAAATGACCAAGGTCGGGATCACCTTTGGGACGAAGGGATCGTCCGGCTCAATGGACGATCCGTACTTCGGAGGTGCGGGTCCCGCCCGTAGTGGTTGCGTCGCATGTGGAGCCTGTATGACCGGCTGCCGGTACGGTGCCAAGAACATGCTCACCGAGAACTATCTCTACCTCGCGGAGAAGGCGGGTGCGGTCATTCATCCCCTGACGACCGTCACCGATCTGCATCAAGAGAACGGAACCTGGCATGTGACGGCAAAGGCCACCGGCCCGTTTCGACGTTCTCAGCAGAAATTCCGTGCTGATCAAGTGGTGATGGCCGCCGGAACCTGGGGTACGCAGAATCTGCTGCATCGGCTACGGAATCGTGGGCGGCTTCCACACCTATCGACCAAACTGGGCGTCCTGACTCGCACCAATTCCGAAGCCCTGCTGGGAGCGGAACGAATTCGCACCAAAGGCGACGATCACAGTAAAGGAATTGCGATCACCTCGTCGTTCTATCCCGATGAGCACACTCATGTGGAACCGGTGCGGTATGGGAAGGGGTCGAACGCGATGGCTCTGATTCGGACGCTGATGGTGGACGGACCCAGTAATTCGAAACGGTTTCAATTGCCTCGCTGGGTGCGGCTTTTGGGAGTCGTGGCCCGACGACCATGGCTCCTGGGGCTTATCCCGAAGCTACGGCGCTGGTCGGAACGTTCGGTGATTGCGCTGGTGATGCAGCACCGCGATAACTCGGTCACGGTGACGTCGAAGGGGAGGGGCCTGCGGGCACAGCCGGGGCACGGTGAGCCGAATCCGGTGTGGCTTCCCATAGGTCATCGGGCCACCAGAATGTTGGCGGAGGAGATCGGTGCGATTCCGGGAGGTACGTGGTTGGACCTCGCTAATATTCCCACCACGGCGCACTTTCTGGGCGGTTGTCCGATCGGCGACGCTCCGGACAACAGTGTGGTCGATGCGTATCACCGTGCTTGGGGATACCCGAACCTGCACATCGTCGACGGTTCGGCCGTCACCGCCAATCTCGGAGTCAACCCGTCCTTGACCATCACCGCCCAGGCGGAGCGTGCCATGAGCATGTGGCCCAATAAGGATGACCATGATCCTCGACCGGAACAGGGTCAGCCTTACCGGCCCGTTTCGGCTGTCGCGCCTCGGTCACCGATGGTTCCCGAGAACGCGTCCGGGTCACTGCGAATCCAGCATTCCACGGAATAG
- a CDS encoding DUF1330 domain-containing protein, giving the protein MAVYAIGLFQMTELHSDMVEYLEKIQDTLEPYHGRFIIHGGKVTPKEGEWNRDVVVIEFPDSESATNWYHSDAYQEILPLRTAHLTGEAFLVEGVEPGYHPQSKADLFRGMLDSQ; this is encoded by the coding sequence ATGGCTGTTTACGCGATCGGTTTGTTCCAGATGACGGAACTGCATTCCGATATGGTCGAATATCTCGAGAAAATCCAGGATACCTTGGAGCCGTACCACGGCCGTTTCATCATCCACGGAGGCAAGGTCACCCCTAAGGAAGGGGAATGGAACCGCGATGTCGTCGTGATCGAGTTTCCGGATTCCGAGTCCGCCACAAATTGGTACCACTCCGACGCTTACCAGGAAATCCTGCCACTTCGTACCGCGCATCTCACCGGTGAGGCCTTCCTCGTGGAAGGCGTCGAACCCGGGTACCACCCGCAGAGCAAGGCCGATCTATTCCGTGGAATGCTGGATTCGCAGTGA
- a CDS encoding VOC family protein, whose translation MTAIIRQIAIDSRDSYRLSKFWEKVTGWREDPNDPNEPQHSENLIQSPDGTMSLLFLNVPESKQVKNRVHLDLTSDTTRDEEVERLVGIGATIAADFRTDDGRGFVVLADPEGNEFCIVRNDVERADDPS comes from the coding sequence ATGACTGCTATTATCCGTCAGATCGCCATCGACAGTCGCGACTCGTATCGGCTATCGAAGTTCTGGGAGAAGGTGACCGGGTGGCGTGAAGACCCCAACGATCCGAACGAACCGCAACATTCCGAAAATCTGATTCAAAGTCCCGACGGGACCATGTCCCTGTTGTTTTTGAACGTACCCGAATCCAAACAGGTGAAAAACCGGGTGCATCTGGACCTGACCTCCGACACCACCCGCGACGAGGAAGTCGAACGATTGGTCGGCATCGGGGCGACGATCGCAGCGGATTTCAGAACCGACGACGGGCGCGGCTTCGTGGTATTGGCCGACCCGGAAGGCAATGAGTTCTGTATCGTGCGCAATGACGTTGAACGCGCCGACGACCCGTCATAG
- a CDS encoding histidine phosphatase family protein yields MSTPVIVLRGLPGSGKTTTSALLRDRLGTAVRVSNDDIRYLAKPRDFSRLSLEASERACIDLAVSYARSGFIPVADGVFYDREFLDAVSWELALQDISMEVFTLVGDIGDLLHRNQCREELSQLPASRIRQLHRGFLAGGTAVSINDKLPEEVAEDVHELITQSRVDGGHRRERAGIDVLFLRHGEAESPREPTIDPSTMPLSTRGRAQALAAQRAVQRFEPDAVYASDSCSAVETAQVAVQSTGQPVEAVADLRECHVTSDAESPAPDIGAQRGETDRIVMGGKDSQKSTEAEKVEAAATRMMEFVQGLAARSGGPRRILFVSHSGPHTWLVCRILGAPIGSGPVIDLEYAAFSRFHFSRDHGPGSIDFINRHASGINP; encoded by the coding sequence ATGTCTACACCGGTCATCGTATTGCGAGGCCTACCCGGCTCCGGAAAGACGACCACCAGCGCGTTGCTTCGCGACCGGTTGGGCACTGCGGTTCGTGTCAGCAACGATGATATTCGGTATCTGGCAAAGCCACGCGATTTCAGTCGGCTGTCCCTGGAAGCGTCGGAACGGGCATGCATTGATCTGGCCGTGTCATACGCGCGAAGTGGGTTCATTCCGGTTGCCGACGGAGTCTTTTACGATCGAGAGTTTCTTGATGCGGTGAGTTGGGAACTAGCCCTGCAGGATATTTCAATGGAAGTGTTCACCCTGGTGGGCGATATCGGGGACCTGCTGCATCGCAATCAATGCCGTGAGGAATTGTCGCAGCTTCCCGCATCACGCATTCGACAGTTGCATCGGGGCTTCCTTGCGGGAGGGACCGCGGTTTCCATAAACGATAAACTCCCCGAAGAGGTGGCCGAGGACGTACATGAATTGATCACCCAATCACGGGTCGACGGTGGGCACCGCAGAGAGCGGGCGGGTATCGATGTGCTGTTCCTGCGCCACGGTGAGGCAGAATCTCCCAGGGAGCCCACGATAGATCCTTCGACGATGCCGCTGTCGACTCGTGGGCGTGCTCAAGCCTTGGCCGCGCAGCGAGCTGTGCAACGGTTTGAGCCCGACGCGGTATACGCCTCCGATTCGTGTTCGGCGGTGGAAACGGCCCAAGTCGCGGTGCAGTCCACAGGTCAACCTGTCGAAGCCGTAGCTGACTTGCGTGAATGTCACGTTACGTCTGATGCGGAATCGCCGGCCCCGGATATCGGTGCCCAGCGTGGCGAAACCGATCGGATTGTTATGGGCGGCAAAGATTCCCAGAAGTCGACCGAGGCCGAGAAGGTGGAGGCGGCCGCGACGAGAATGATGGAGTTTGTGCAAGGTCTTGCTGCCAGATCAGGCGGACCTCGGCGGATTCTATTCGTATCGCACAGTGGCCCGCATACGTGGCTGGTGTGCCGGATTCTGGGTGCTCCCATTGGTTCGGGTCCGGTCATTGACCTGGAATACGCTGCCTTCTCTCGATTCCATTTCAGTCGTGACCATGGACCTGGATCGATTGACTTTATCAATCGACATGCCTCGGGAATTAATCCGTGA
- a CDS encoding MoaD/ThiS family protein — translation MSVTVRYFAGAKAAAGRAEQTLTASNLAELKNQLIDEHGDGLEKVLAISSFLIDGKQATAGHTLLSDGTTVEVLPPFAGG, via the coding sequence ATGAGCGTGACAGTACGTTATTTCGCCGGCGCCAAAGCCGCCGCCGGCAGAGCCGAACAGACTCTAACGGCATCCAACCTTGCCGAGCTGAAGAACCAACTGATTGACGAGCACGGCGACGGATTGGAAAAGGTGCTGGCCATATCGTCGTTTCTCATTGACGGCAAGCAGGCCACCGCAGGGCACACGCTCCTATCCGACGGCACCACCGTCGAGGTTCTGCCGCCTTTTGCCGGTGGCTGA
- the moaA gene encoding GTP 3',8-cyclase MoaA, with protein sequence MRKQLIDRYGRVARDLRVSLTDKCNLRCQYCMPADGLHWIPKPEILTDDEVKHLLNLAVDRLGINQIRFTGGEPLLRPGLTSIIADMAERHPTVEMSLTTNAIGLDKTAPALVEAGLKRINVSLDTVDRDTFTKLARRDRLQDTLTGIHAAAEAGLDPVKINTVLMPDINDAEAPDLLRFALHHGYELRFIEQMPLDADGIWKRDTMITAADILNRLQQEFDLTPATEPRGSAPAEKWLVNGGPATVGIIGTVTRPFCGDCDRTRLTADGQIRNCLFAQGETDLRDALRAGHTDDELADIWAQAMWGKAAGAGIDDPSFLKPARPMSAIGG encoded by the coding sequence GTGCGTAAGCAATTGATTGACCGATACGGTCGAGTGGCACGCGATTTGCGGGTATCACTCACCGACAAATGCAACCTGCGCTGCCAATACTGCATGCCGGCGGATGGTCTGCACTGGATCCCCAAACCGGAAATCCTCACTGACGACGAGGTTAAACACCTGCTGAATTTGGCGGTGGACCGCTTGGGCATCAACCAAATCCGGTTCACCGGCGGGGAACCGCTGCTTCGTCCGGGACTCACCTCCATCATCGCCGATATGGCCGAACGCCACCCGACCGTGGAAATGTCGCTCACGACCAACGCCATCGGATTGGACAAAACCGCTCCCGCTTTGGTGGAAGCAGGATTGAAACGCATCAACGTTTCGCTTGATACGGTTGATCGGGACACCTTCACCAAGCTCGCACGTCGTGACCGGCTACAGGATACGCTCACCGGTATCCATGCCGCCGCTGAAGCCGGATTGGATCCGGTCAAGATCAACACCGTGCTCATGCCCGACATCAATGACGCCGAAGCACCCGATCTCCTGCGCTTCGCACTCCACCACGGATACGAACTGCGGTTCATCGAACAAATGCCGCTCGACGCCGACGGAATATGGAAGCGCGATACGATGATTACCGCCGCCGACATTCTGAATCGGCTACAGCAGGAGTTCGACCTGACTCCCGCGACCGAACCTCGCGGTTCGGCACCTGCCGAGAAATGGCTCGTCAACGGCGGACCCGCCACCGTGGGAATCATCGGAACGGTCACGCGTCCGTTCTGTGGCGATTGCGACCGGACTCGGCTCACCGCCGACGGCCAGATACGCAACTGCCTCTTCGCCCAAGGCGAGACCGACCTCCGCGACGCTTTGCGCGCTGGACACACCGATGACGAACTGGCCGATATCTGGGCGCAGGCGATGTGGGGTAAAGCCGCTGGGGCCGGTATCGACGACCCCTCGTTCCTGAAGCCCGCACGCCCCATGTCGGCAATCGGAGGATGA
- a CDS encoding molybdenum cofactor biosynthesis protein MoaE: protein MILTEVTDDPINVDVLEEKCRTASSGAHVTFRGVVRDHDHGRQVTALSYEGHPSAASVLDEIAHDMRQRFQLDAIAISHRLGDLSLGDAALVVVIASAHRAEAFQALTATVDEVKDRVPVWKHQYFSDGSDEWVNCA, encoded by the coding sequence ATGATTCTCACCGAAGTCACCGACGATCCGATCAACGTCGACGTGCTAGAGGAGAAATGCCGAACCGCTTCCAGCGGTGCCCATGTGACCTTCCGTGGGGTCGTACGCGACCACGACCACGGTCGACAGGTGACGGCACTTTCCTATGAAGGTCACCCCTCCGCCGCGAGCGTACTCGACGAAATCGCGCATGACATGCGCCAACGCTTCCAACTAGACGCGATCGCGATCAGCCATCGCCTCGGCGACCTCTCGCTCGGAGACGCCGCTCTAGTGGTCGTCATTGCCTCCGCTCATCGAGCCGAGGCATTTCAAGCATTGACGGCAACGGTGGACGAGGTCAAGGATCGTGTCCCAGTATGGAAACATCAATACTTTTCCGACGGTAGCGACGAATGGGTGAATTGTGCGTAA
- a CDS encoding molybdopterin molybdotransferase MoeA, which yields MNTATDWRKARDIAYRVGQGITLASHSVPLTDAIGHTLAEPVRAANPLPAFDTVAMDGYAIRGEGPWRLEDTDQLAGTVADPLSSGHARRIATGAQLPPGTDGIIRLEDSTESNGQVNGPHQPDWRHVGEEINLGDTLFSSGRTVTPALAGFAAAAGNDEVSVWSPPTTRLAVFGDELVSQGPARDGKIRDSLGPMLPAVLDSLGAAGSAAVHVADTPEDHLRALENPHSTITLTTGGTMHGPVDYLHPTLQRLNATYHVNTVAVRPGFPMLLAETDSGIVCGLPGNPQSALIAIVTLVAPLIDGMLRRDPPDLSTVTVADDIAGRGDCTRLALVDHDGRLVAHHGSAMLRGVAAARGFAVVPPHAGARAGQELSFLSLSGISY from the coding sequence GTGAACACAGCGACCGACTGGAGAAAAGCACGTGACATCGCCTACCGCGTGGGGCAAGGCATCACGCTCGCCTCTCACAGCGTTCCTCTGACCGACGCCATCGGTCACACCTTGGCCGAACCGGTCCGAGCAGCCAATCCCCTACCGGCTTTCGACACCGTCGCCATGGACGGTTACGCGATTCGCGGAGAAGGACCGTGGCGGCTGGAAGACACCGACCAACTTGCCGGGACCGTAGCCGATCCGCTTTCAAGCGGACACGCCCGCCGAATCGCCACCGGTGCCCAATTGCCTCCCGGCACGGACGGAATCATTCGACTAGAAGACTCCACCGAGTCCAACGGCCAGGTGAACGGGCCTCACCAACCCGACTGGCGTCACGTCGGCGAAGAGATCAACCTCGGCGACACCCTGTTTTCGTCAGGCCGAACCGTCACCCCCGCGCTCGCCGGTTTCGCCGCCGCCGCAGGTAACGACGAAGTGTCCGTATGGTCACCACCGACCACACGGCTTGCTGTATTCGGAGACGAACTGGTGTCGCAAGGCCCAGCGCGCGACGGAAAGATCCGTGACAGCCTTGGCCCCATGCTTCCCGCCGTCCTCGACTCTCTCGGGGCCGCTGGATCCGCGGCGGTACATGTCGCCGACACGCCCGAGGATCACCTACGTGCGTTGGAAAACCCGCACAGTACGATCACTTTGACCACTGGCGGAACCATGCATGGCCCGGTCGATTACCTCCACCCGACGCTCCAGCGATTGAATGCCACCTATCATGTCAATACGGTGGCGGTTCGACCTGGTTTCCCCATGCTGTTGGCCGAAACCGACAGTGGCATCGTATGCGGGCTGCCTGGAAATCCCCAATCAGCGTTGATAGCGATCGTCACCCTGGTCGCGCCCTTGATCGACGGAATGCTACGACGGGACCCGCCCGACCTCTCAACCGTCACCGTCGCCGACGACATCGCGGGACGAGGCGACTGCACCCGACTTGCCCTCGTCGACCACGACGGACGTTTGGTCGCCCATCACGGTTCGGCCATGCTACGGGGAGTGGCGGCCGCGCGGGGATTCGCCGTCGTCCCCCCTCATGCCGGGGCCCGTGCCGGCCAAGAACTGTCGTTTCTGTCCTTGTCGGGCATCAGTTATTAG
- a CDS encoding MogA/MoaB family molybdenum cofactor biosynthesis protein translates to MAEVTNEQRSPCGELTFTPRARVIVASTRAATGVYQDKSGPLLVQGLREAEFDVDDPVVVADGADVETAIKNAVTDRIDVVLTSGGTGLTPTDTTPDITRRIIAREVPGLAEAIRAYGVQKIPQAVLSRGIAGSVGTTLIVNLAGSSGAARDGLAVLTPDLLRHCVSQLHGGDHERNQA, encoded by the coding sequence ATGGCAGAAGTGACGAACGAGCAGCGCTCGCCGTGTGGGGAACTGACCTTCACCCCGCGTGCCAGGGTTATTGTGGCTTCCACACGAGCCGCCACCGGTGTCTACCAAGATAAATCCGGTCCCCTCCTCGTACAGGGCCTGAGGGAAGCCGAATTCGACGTTGACGATCCCGTCGTCGTCGCTGACGGCGCGGACGTCGAAACCGCGATCAAGAACGCCGTCACCGACCGGATAGACGTCGTCCTCACCTCAGGTGGGACCGGACTGACGCCCACCGACACCACTCCGGACATCACCCGGCGCATCATCGCACGCGAAGTACCGGGCCTCGCCGAAGCCATTCGGGCGTACGGTGTCCAGAAGATTCCCCAAGCGGTATTGTCACGAGGAATCGCCGGATCGGTGGGAACCACCCTTATCGTCAACCTCGCCGGTTCCTCAGGTGCCGCACGCGACGGTCTCGCCGTCCTCACTCCCGACTTGCTACGTCATTGCGTGTCCCAACTGCACGGCGGTGACCACGAAAGGAATCAGGCGTGA
- the moaC gene encoding cyclic pyranopterin monophosphate synthase MoaC, which yields MSELTHVNSAGEAHMVDVGDKNPGRRTAIATGRLDTTEEVVQRLRDNDLAKGDALATARVAGIMAAKRTWELVPLCHPIALSSISVEFDTTDTTVLIRAEVSNTDRTGVEMEALTSVSVAGLTLIDMVKAIDPGAELNHIGVVEKRGGKTGLWQK from the coding sequence ATGTCTGAACTAACACACGTCAACAGTGCCGGGGAAGCGCATATGGTCGACGTCGGCGACAAGAACCCCGGTCGCCGCACGGCCATCGCCACCGGCCGTCTCGACACGACCGAGGAGGTCGTACAACGGCTGCGGGACAACGACCTCGCCAAAGGCGATGCCCTGGCGACCGCCAGGGTCGCCGGAATCATGGCGGCCAAGCGGACGTGGGAACTCGTCCCGCTCTGCCACCCCATTGCCCTATCATCGATTAGTGTTGAGTTTGACACCACCGATACCACAGTCCTGATCCGTGCCGAGGTATCGAACACCGACCGCACCGGCGTTGAGATGGAAGCACTGACATCCGTGAGCGTCGCTGGACTTACCTTGATCGATATGGTTAAAGCCATCGATCCTGGGGCGGAACTCAACCATATCGGCGTGGTGGAGAAGAGAGGCGGTAAAACCGGACTATGGCAGAAGTGA
- the nirD gene encoding nitrite reductase small subunit NirD, producing the protein MTITLCALNDLIPGRGAAVLLRDGHQLALFRHSDNSVDALDNHDPATGANVLSRGLLGDKDGNRVVVSPLLKHSYRLDDGTCLEGPWTVAVHSVTVVQGTVCLNTEPLEARKAQEPTCQTVSLH; encoded by the coding sequence ATGACAATCACCTTGTGCGCCTTGAACGACTTGATTCCCGGACGTGGTGCGGCCGTGCTACTGCGAGACGGTCACCAGCTGGCGCTCTTTCGACACAGCGACAACTCGGTTGACGCGCTCGACAATCACGACCCGGCCACCGGCGCTAACGTCCTCAGCCGCGGCCTCCTGGGAGACAAGGACGGCAACCGCGTGGTCGTCTCCCCGTTGTTGAAGCACAGCTATCGTCTCGACGACGGCACGTGCTTGGAAGGCCCCTGGACGGTAGCCGTCCATTCGGTCACGGTCGTACAGGGAACGGTGTGTTTGAATACCGAGCCACTTGAAGCCCGAAAAGCGCAGGAACCGACCTGTCAGACGGTGTCGTTACACTGA
- the nirB gene encoding nitrite reductase large subunit NirB — translation MTRQPRLVIVGDGMVGRRLVNELAESDWIVDVIAEERYAAYDRVGLSSLFESADVDDLALPYDNDNVTLHLGERAERIDREAGTVSTAERTFHYDKLVLATGSYSFVPPVEGADGEGVFVYRTIDDVDAIKARAHDSRHGVVVGGGLLGLEAANALRLLGLEVTILEFAPWLMARQLDETGGGLLAQTIERLGIDVQCGTGANAIQAHDGRLDVTTTSDTEITTDMVVFAAGVRPRDDLARAAGLEIGERGGATIDSRCRTTDPNVFAIGEVASFEGVCYGLVAPGYQMAEVVAAGLTGRDIEFNGADTSTKLKLLGVDVSQFGAMDGPLTSTYFDPASGVYAKLVLSDDASELLGGMLVGDNEPYGVLRASVGHPPPAALADLLSTGDGDVQMPADAQVCSCNAVTKADITGAIASGCETVDDLKSCTKAGTGCGSCLPMLKRILSDSGVEVSKAVCEHFEHTRAELFDIVRVTGISTFSELIAEYGQGSGCDICKPTVASILASLSKGHILEGEQASLQDTNDHFLANMQRNGTYSVVPRIPGGEVTPEKLIVIGEVAQDFDLYTKITGGQRIDLLGARVEDLPDIWARLVDAGFESGHAYGKAVRTVKSCVGTTWCRYGVQDSVSMAIELELRYRGLRSPHKIKGAVSGCARECAEARSKDFGVIATENGWNLYVGGNGGFTPRHAQLFASDLTDEELVHTIDRFIAFYISTADRLMRTAAWLEDLDGGLDYLHDVIIADKLGICRQLDDIMAKHVDSYECEWKGVLRDQEKLERFTSFINAPGTPDPDISFTSERGQKVPVTLQTTGRSSL, via the coding sequence ATGACCAGACAGCCTCGATTGGTGATCGTGGGAGACGGCATGGTGGGCCGTCGCCTTGTCAATGAGCTCGCCGAAAGCGACTGGATCGTCGACGTGATCGCCGAGGAACGGTACGCCGCCTATGACCGGGTGGGTCTGTCCAGTCTCTTCGAATCGGCGGACGTGGACGATTTGGCCTTGCCGTACGACAATGACAACGTCACGTTGCATTTGGGCGAGCGTGCCGAGCGTATCGACCGTGAGGCCGGTACGGTATCGACGGCTGAGCGCACGTTCCATTACGACAAGTTGGTGTTGGCCACTGGTTCGTACTCTTTTGTTCCCCCGGTCGAAGGTGCCGACGGCGAAGGGGTCTTCGTTTATCGCACTATCGACGATGTGGACGCCATCAAGGCGCGGGCGCACGATTCACGCCACGGTGTCGTGGTCGGTGGCGGCCTGTTGGGCCTGGAAGCCGCCAACGCGCTGCGGCTGTTGGGGTTGGAGGTGACGATCCTGGAGTTCGCTCCCTGGCTCATGGCACGGCAATTGGATGAGACGGGTGGCGGTCTTTTGGCACAGACGATTGAGCGTCTCGGCATCGACGTCCAGTGCGGCACAGGCGCGAATGCGATTCAAGCTCACGACGGTCGCCTCGATGTCACGACCACTTCAGACACGGAAATCACGACGGACATGGTGGTTTTCGCCGCCGGGGTTCGCCCCAGGGACGACCTCGCGCGTGCCGCGGGTCTGGAAATCGGCGAGCGCGGTGGGGCCACGATCGACTCACGTTGCCGCACGACGGACCCGAACGTCTTTGCCATCGGTGAGGTGGCGTCGTTCGAGGGCGTCTGTTATGGCCTGGTCGCTCCCGGGTACCAAATGGCCGAAGTGGTGGCGGCCGGCCTGACGGGTCGCGACATTGAATTCAACGGCGCAGACACATCGACGAAATTGAAACTTCTTGGGGTCGATGTGTCACAATTCGGTGCCATGGACGGGCCGTTGACCAGCACGTATTTCGATCCGGCCTCGGGTGTATACGCCAAATTGGTGTTGTCGGACGATGCTTCGGAGCTACTGGGCGGCATGCTGGTCGGAGACAATGAACCGTACGGCGTGCTACGAGCGTCGGTAGGCCATCCGCCTCCCGCCGCACTGGCCGACCTGCTGTCGACTGGTGACGGCGACGTACAGATGCCGGCGGACGCGCAGGTCTGTTCGTGTAATGCCGTCACCAAGGCCGACATCACCGGAGCGATCGCGTCGGGATGTGAGACGGTCGACGACTTGAAATCGTGCACGAAGGCCGGGACCGGTTGCGGTTCGTGCCTGCCGATGTTGAAACGGATTCTCTCCGATAGCGGAGTGGAGGTGTCCAAGGCCGTCTGTGAGCATTTCGAGCACACCCGTGCCGAACTGTTCGACATCGTCCGCGTCACCGGGATCTCCACGTTCTCCGAGTTGATCGCGGAGTATGGGCAGGGGTCGGGCTGCGACATCTGTAAACCGACCGTGGCATCGATTCTGGCCAGCCTGTCCAAGGGGCATATTCTCGAAGGTGAACAGGCCTCGCTGCAGGATACCAATGATCATTTCCTGGCGAACATGCAACGCAACGGAACCTATTCGGTCGTACCGCGGATTCCAGGTGGAGAAGTCACCCCGGAGAAATTGATCGTGATCGGCGAAGTGGCCCAGGACTTCGATCTCTACACCAAGATCACCGGCGGCCAGCGCATTGATCTACTGGGCGCTCGAGTCGAGGATCTGCCTGATATCTGGGCCCGGCTGGTGGATGCGGGGTTCGAATCCGGTCACGCGTACGGTAAAGCCGTACGCACAGTGAAGTCATGTGTGGGCACTACCTGGTGTCGTTACGGAGTTCAGGATTCAGTATCGATGGCCATAGAACTTGAACTGCGCTATCGAGGACTACGCAGTCCACACAAGATCAAAGGCGCGGTGTCGGGATGTGCCCGCGAATGCGCCGAAGCCCGCTCGAAGGATTTCGGGGTGATCGCGACCGAAAACGGGTGGAACCTCTATGTCGGGGGCAACGGTGGTTTCACTCCACGCCATGCGCAGCTGTTCGCCTCGGATTTGACCGATGAGGAACTGGTTCACACCATTGACCGTTTCATCGCGTTCTACATCTCGACCGCCGATCGCCTCATGCGCACGGCAGCGTGGTTGGAAGACCTGGACGGCGGCCTGGACTACCTCCACGACGTCATCATCGCCGATAAGCTCGGCATCTGCCGACAGCTCGACGACATCATGGCCAAACACGTCGACTCCTACGAATGTGAATGGAAAGGCGTTCTGCGCGACCAAGAAAAACTGGAGCGATTCACTTCGTTCATCAACGCGCCCGGCACCCCCGACCCCGACATCAGTTTCACGTCAGAGCGAGGACAGAAGGTACCCGTCACCCTGCAAACGACTGGGAGGTCATCACTATGA